Genomic DNA from Lactuca sativa cultivar Salinas chromosome 8, Lsat_Salinas_v11, whole genome shotgun sequence:
cagcttttgagggtgaaggaggcgagattgggagctataaggtggcttaaatagtgggcaacccggggatttagggtttctcccagatggacagactcgccgagtccggaatatggactcgccgagtccggaatatggactcgccgagtcgccagctaatacatgctcgaaatcccgaccctactcggcgagtcaggctatgaactcgccgagtccctcttgcaaaacttcaaaataaataccaaggaattatcataccggagacgggtcgttacagatttgggagagatttttcattcttggagagatttctcatacaaagagagatttgggagagattttacattttgggagagatttctcttacttagagagttttgggagagttagagtgaaagagatttggagagatttcttttgtgacctttttgagtgtttggcttcgcaacgcaaggttctTACACTCTgttaagccttgttatgaatgttATATGCTCTCGAGGGGtatggaataatgttttatcgagtagaGTCACCACTTActctgattagggtttagaatttccgaACACGTGAAAACGCTAAGTGATAATTTGTATGAGGATTGCGGGTTGTACAATAAGAAACATAATGGAAACCGTAATGTACAAGGGTTATATAAGTTGAccgatttgacttgttgactttaattgactttgacttggccaaaaattgacggttgtcacatgagGTGACAGTGCTTCCCTTAGGTCATGACCACcttcaaattcatattttacttAATTTTCTGTACCTCGAGGATCCAGATGTTACAAACAAAATGCATAAGTTGTCACTTTTCCCCTTTGTGTAATAACACAACGCAAACCAATATCTGATGCATAAGATATCACTAGGCCTCTTTACTCTAATCATTTTCTTTCCACACACTACCTCCGACTCATACTTTAATCCATGTCTAATATAATACCAAATCCTCCGAGCTTCTCGAAATAAGGCTTTCTTGAAACTTAGTCCCCTACACTTTATCGTGACATTGTGGTACTCTTTACCAATTAGAATTGATTTACCATCAACTATCTCAACAATGACTCTTATTTTTAAGTTATATTCAGGAAAACTTAAttttctaccaaattctttaGACATAATAAAATTTCACTTTCTAAAATAAGGCCAgctacttcaaaattttcaaaaatacacCCGGAGCACTTATATTTTAAGTCTAAGCCCTAATACTAGTACCTAGTTTACTTAAACacatgctttgataccaactaaaAAAAACCTCGCTATGGTAGATTAAAATATATGGTTCCAATTCCAAAACatatttatttgattaaaatACCAAGGAAAGTTCAATTAAACATCACAACAAAATCAAAGTGAAATCATGCAAACGGTGGCCTTCTTAAATTCCTCGTTGCTTCAACTCAAGCTATAAAGTCTTCAATCTGAgaacatatcaaaataaattaGGCAATACAATGCCTAGTGAGAATATATGAGGTTGGATCATTCTAAGTAAGTAATGATGGCAATCATTACACTCAAGTCAAACCTCCAAAATCAGTATAAAACCAACGAAGTTTTCAAAAGCTCAATAATATCAAATCAAGGGTACAATGGACCCAAATTCAAGTCAAAAAGGTTTTATAACTTGTAATTCAAAGTTAAAGGGTTTAATAACCATAATCCAAAGTTAAAGGCTTTATTAATGCACAATCCAAATACAAAGGTTTTATTTACCCACAATCCAaatttaagtttttgattcaaacaACCATTAACACTGGTTAGCCAAATAAGACCAAAGGATCTCCGAATAATTCAAAAAATCAAAATAGGATAATTTATTCAACAAATAATAACAATGTAATATGCAATTATCATATTCATAAGTCACTCACAAAAGTCCAAGCTCATAAATATGGTTCAGCTTTTGGGCTGGTGTAGTATTGAGTCACACTATACATTGGAATCACTCCACTCAAATACATCCTATCACACCAATTATATTAGGCTAGGCATCTTGTGAACCATATCATAATACTTACACGAAGGTCATGAACCTTTTTTTGTACATAGTGATGATTATCAAGAAATCTAATCACTCAAACTTTGTAAAATCTTGTATGAATATCATGAATAACTCCCATAGTCTCCCATCCTAAGTGAATGCACATAAGGATATTTTGAATGACTCCCATAGTCTTCCTCCCTTGTGCTTACATATACTTCATCATAAATATGCTCCACACTAAAGTTATACCATAGATACTCCATCTAAATAATGTTGCTATGTAACCCATTCTCTTCCAACTTCGGCCTTTTAATGCCCAACCTAACATTCAACTTAGTCCTGGTCTCAACCACTAAGATAATGACATCGACATAAAGCATACACCAAAGTACCCCTTTGTAAATTGTGTAATGCATTGCATCTTATATTAAGGCGAAGATATACATGCTAAGGTTCATACCTTGATGAAACCCATGACTTTATGTCTCTAATCGGTCCATATACAAGTCATGGGCAATTAATTATCTCAAATAGCTATAACATATCTCATTGGCACCCTTCATGCTTCTAAGGTCCTCCACATCAACTCATGTGGTATAGTATCATATGTCTTCTACAAGTCGATAAACATCATATGAAGATCCATATTTCTTTCTTTATATATCTTCATAAGATGTATAAGTAAGTGGATCACCGAATGACCTCCCTAACATGAAACGTAGTTGGTTTTTGAAAGGACCATAATGCAAGTAACATGACATCAAGAActctatatcaaaatttcatggtATGAATAAGTAATATCTTAATAGTTGTAGCTTTATGCATAACATTTGTGCTTATATATCATAATTACAATATTGAATCTCCATTCCTCAATGATATTAATATAGCATTAAAGAGATTCATTAATCACCAACTCCTTAGGGGTGTTGATCAGATATAATTTTCGGGTTTTGAGTAGTTcgggtttttaaaagaaataatAATAACCGATATCCGACCTATATTGCACTTCGGGTATTCGAATTCAGGTAGATCAAGTTTTAATTCGGGTCGGGTATATTTGTGTATACCCGAAaattacttatatattttttgATACATTCGGGTCTCATAAATTAAATGTAAATTTTATGAAGAAGAATCTGTTTTTATATTGTACCATCTTGTATAATTGAagtatataaaaaaaactaaggAATATAGAGATTTGAATTGCATAAAAAACCTCTAACTTATATGAAAATTGATAAATCTGCCAagataaatatacatataaataaatgaaaatataaaactttaatttattaaatcttttaaCATTTAAACCTCCACATCAAAAAAATATATCGGCATTGTTACTTAGAACTAAGCCTTCAACACATTATTTTTGTGATTGTTGTAATAAGATTTGTGTTGCAagcatatgatttttttttcatgtttgttGCTAATAAATCTTTGCCAAGTTAAAACTATCTGATTGTTTAATTAATCATTTCATATACCATTTAAAAATTTCTCCAAAAATAACATTTCATATATATGGAAATCATTTTTTATCGTTTGGAATCCTAAAATCAAGCAAAAGTTTAATATTCAGTCGAGTTTGTGTGTATGATCCAATTTAGTAACTAAAACATATGACAAGAGTGGATCCGATTTGTGTATATGATCCGATTTAAAGAGAGGTCAGAATGAAATTTTGAGAGATGGATCAATAGATTAAGAACATTAGGGTTTTTTTAATCGGGTATTCGAGTATATCCGAATTTTTTTAAGCCTACCCAATACACGACCTATTTAAATATCGGGTTACCCAATTACCGAATTTTCGAACCCGATACGCAAGTTACCCGACCTGATCTACCCGAATTCGAAACGGATCGAGTCAAGTATCGGTTATTTTCAACTGGTCTACAGTTCCCTATTACCCAAGGCACTCTCATGTATTAATAGAGATTTAATACGAACTAACGACTTTGTTCCTAAGTCGTCTCGACTTCTTCTAGAGACTCGCCACACATGACACAATCCATTAGTTATCATGCTTTGAACTTATCCCTTAGTCCAACAACAAAAACATGAGGAGCTCTTTGCAATTAAAATATATATGAGGGGTATTTTTCTAATTTACAAAAACCTGGGGGATGAACTGTTATTTCCCAATTCTAAATTCATAAACCTCTCGGCAACGAAAACCTTAAACCCCTTTCTAGAGCAAGCAGTGTGCGTGAGATCGATGATGGCATTCAGAAGTCTCCGGAACACTCGGAATGTTTATCAAGCATTGGAGATTCGAAAAACATCGCACCTGTTCGTTTTTGATCCCTTCtttatttctaatttttgttGGCGTGCTACGATAACAGCGGTGGATTCGTTCGACGTGATTGATACATTGCTTGCTATAATTACATGAACAAAATGATATTAATTCActatttttcttttccttttgatTTATCTGTCCAATTTTGATGTGCTACCTACTTAAGAAGGTTAAGATCATCGTGTATAATGCAGTTTTGGTTGAACTTCCAGGTGTGGAAACTGGAGGAGCTACTCGAATCCTGGAATAGAAGGTAATCATCTAGCTGAAACTGTATTTCTCCCATGTCAAGTGTGCAATGGATTATAGTGGTATTCTAGTTGTAAAATTAGGGCTATCTGAATTACGCTCTTATCAATTTAGGGAAAACGGAGTTTATGTATTATTTTAAGCCTGATCTGACAAAACGTATCACCAAAATCACTAGCAAGAGAAACCCTCATTGCTTCAAGGTCCAAAATTACTGACTAAGAAAGTCTCCATTCTATGTAATCAGCTCCTGAGATCATTAACAAGAGAAACCCTTATTGCTTCAAGGTCCAAAATTGTCTACCTTCTTTCATCCATGGTGGTAATAAGATACTTCATACTGCTAAGGTAACACCATTTATATTAAAGCACCATGATGTATTCACATCATCATGATTCATGAGTATTGTAAAATACTGTGCTTTTTAACTGATAGTATAGATCACATCAATTGCTTTTTGTATAGATTGCTGAATTATCAATCTTCTTGAATGGTTCACGGAATTTATCAACACAAGTGAAAGCTCCTGCCCAGGCGCGAAAAATGGTATAACCATTTCCTTTCATTTGACTTGGTCAACTTTTCTTCCCAAGCTACATGTACAAGTACTTCTCTTTGCTGCTACACTTGAATCCATATTGATACCTGTAATTAGAGGatgattatgagaaaaaaaaaacttatgttCATATTTGGGGACGATTCTTATATCTTTTTTCTTTTTGTcacaatttatgttttttttcactCTTATTTAGAGGGCCTTAGTTTGTTACCCTTTTGTAAGTTTGTTAGCTTTTTCACATTAATATTAAGGACTAGATAGTTCTCTACTTTGAAGAACCTATGAAGTTCACCATGTTTATGGTATTTTGTATTTTCAGGGGGCTTTAAAGGTTTCCATGCTAAGTCCTGGAATCATATATGAGCCATATGGTCCTCGTGAGCCTATTTCTTTTTTGCGAAGGTTAGATGTGAAAAATTATCTAATTTCTTTTATTAAGAATGTTTGGTTTCACAACATTTCATGATTTCGAGTTGAATAGCtaaataaaacaccttatatGGTTTGATTAAACACCTATGGGGTTTTGGATCCTACAGATCTTATTTAGGGAGTGAacctaaatatataaatatacttgcttgaatgcataaaaggttTAGGGTCCTAAAAGAGCTTAATTAGGCACCTCAACTGCAGGTGGTTCACAAGGACTGGATGGAGAAGAACAAAAGATGATATTTTTCTAGAGGTTACAATTACATCTTCTACTTTACTACCTTTTACATGAAATTTTACATTCTGCatgcttctctctctctctctctctctctctctctatatatatatatatatatatatatatatatatatatattctcatcTGTTTATGATCCAGAATTTTCTGTTTATAGTATGTAAAATGACCAAAAAAGGACATTCTTGAAATTTTATAAACTTAACATATAACCGTTTGTTTTTGTATGGCTTGTAATAATAAATTTTACACAAATTGATTATCCATGAATCTTAGAAAAGTCTATCAATAACAATTACACTTTTTcctaataaaattatatataagtTATCTTTTTAAGCTAAAAGGGTAATTTAACTTATCTTTAATTTTGAAGTTCCATTTTTACTTTCCTTTGTCTGTTGACTTGATACTACTTGTTTTGTATATACATGCAGCTAAAAAATGCATATGCTATTGCCAAATTGAGAAAATCTGGTTACTCAAAGAAACAATTCTATGCTGAAGCTGTAAACTTATATAAAGAGGTACGATTCTTACTATAAATCACTGTTAAAGTTAAATATCTTTGGATTGTGTTTTAACTATAAGATTATCGTGTTTGTAATTGTATCATTGTAATATTTGAAGAAATTATAAGGAAACAAGTCCTAGTCATCATATTAAATCCtcgtatcatttttttttttaattttttctttgttttttcagATAAACATCTTAATGGCAAATGGTGACAAGACAACATTACGGAAAATGGTTACCGAGCATATGTATTCCGTAAGTgacttttattaaattatatttatgttttttttttttaatcaatgaTTTCTTTCagtgctattattattattattattattattttatgtgtgtgtgtgtgtaaaacaGGCACTGAAGAGTGAAATTAAGCAAAGAGAATCTAGATGGAGTAACGTTTACTGGGAACTGATAGAGCCAGTCATTAAAATCCGAACTTTACGTGCTCGAATGGCAAGTATCATTTccccttttttttttaatcatagCATCATACTACTATTTTTTCAATGTTCTAATAAGAAAGAACAgttatgtttttttgtttataataaaaaaattgttattttcattAAGCATGTTTTTGTTTGTTCCCTCAGATTGGAGTGGATCGTGATGATCTGAGTAAAATATTTATACAGCTCACACTTGAATTTCTCTCCAAACAGGTAACCACAACTGTACCTTAAATTTGTATTTATCTGTTTTCAGATGTATATAATTAATTTTCTTCACATATCATATGTTTAAAATGATTGATAACGTTGTTGTTTCACTTGCTTAATTTAGAAATTCGAGGCCTATGATTCCAAAGGAAATGTGGTTGCTGGAAATAGAGATAAGGAGGTAATAAATAGATTGGTGCCTCTTTGTATGTATAAATAGTTATGTATGCATGGATAATTAActaaaattaatttatttatttaggtCCTTGTTCGTGATATTTGGGTTTTTGAAAAATCCCAATTTCACCCTGGTGCGTATTGGCGTCTTTGTGGACGAATTCCTGTAAAACCAGGTGATAAATAAATgatcaacttcttcttcttcttcttcttcttcaagtcaTTTGGGATTTTAAGGTGACAAAAAAGTCATTTCATTTGTTGTTTAATGACAAAATCATGCAACAAATTTTGTACGAATGAGGTACAACCTTTTCCTTATAATTTGTTTATCTTCAACATCCAAAGACTAGCTAAAACCATCAACGGcaaaaattaataaacaatatgtTGAATTTTGGTGTATTAGTAAATATTCTATTCCCTCGTATTCAACCCTTTGAATGAGCCCTTAGGCATTGCAAATTAGCACTAGCACAATTTCTTATGGGGTGGTGTATGTGTATCTGCAACTTTTCAAGAGTTTCACTTCCAATATGAATTGGGTTCTCTTACATGATGTTCTTTGGGCCAACTTAGGGTCCATGAAGGAATAACCCTTTTTGCATAAACCGTTAGATCCCATTTCCTAGTAAGAATTGAACATCAATTTCATTTGCGTGCCCCCATGTTGGTTGTGGGACCCATTGGTAAGGATAGGACACCCTGGATATATTAAAGTATTGTTTGTTATAAATCTAAAATGTTGTACTATAAATCTAATTCTCATTGAGCTCCCACACCCTCACATCATATTCAGGACTACATTGTAACCAAAAACTATGGAGAATCAATATATGAGCTTAAAGTAACAAGGTAACTCAATAACCCTCTAAATCATTTTTGAAATCATGCTGAagatattattaattagtatctTGTTATTAAGAACTTGCGGAAAATGTCTAATTCTAATTGAGAGTCAACAATACAGAAGAAGTGTCACGTATACACCATCAACCAACAAACCTCTGTAAAGCCTATAAATGCTCTTTTCGGTTCTTTACTTGTTCATGTTCTCTTCGTGTTGAGCTAATAGGTCAAAGCTTGGTCAACCTAGAGATGCACAAACTGGATCGGTTTTGGTTGACAAAACTTAAAACCAATTTCTAAGCAAAAATATCCAAATCTATAAGCTAGGGTATTTTTCAGGCATTCAAGACcacttcattttttatttttttatttttagaaaagtaTTTCTCGGCATCCGAGATAGTACAAGGAgcgaaaacttgttttagaaacCTCTAAAACCTTGTATAaaccaaaaaaataatataaagaaaTAATGGATGTTACTATATGAGAATTGGTTTTTGTATAGCTTTGAAAACCGTTTAGATAGGTTTCAATTGTAAAATCCTCAAACTGACATAGACCATTGGACCGGTTTCAACCAAACCAGTAAATCGAATCTGGTCGGTTTGGAAACCGGTTTTGGATCATAAAGTGGCTTTTTTGTGCGGCTctaatgaaataataataataataataattactgttgtaaaaatcccaaCTAGGGCCCGATTAATCTCTGATTAATCCCTAgacgctactcgaccgattagagggcgtCTAACGATTAATCCTTACATACAGAATGAGTGAAACACTATAATacaatgaaattttaacattatGAAGAAGTTTTATTTCAATGGACACCATCTGAGGGAtaattagtgttgtattaatcatattaatcaattttgttatcatattagtggtatttatgaactttgatatgatattagtcatatttaattttttaaaattcaacaaattagcagtTAATGGTCCCCGATAAATTTCCGTCTAGCCGATTAATCTCTTGACCCCacttgaccccagtccaccgactaacTAACGTCAAACGTTTTTTACAaccttaataataataataataataataataataataataataataataatcctgactgtggtttgatggtttgagtTATGTTTGACAAATAATCTTGGCTTTATGCCCTTATCTTGTTTGTCCCGGTATAATTGAATTCATTAAATCTAAAGTTATCTATTAATGAGAACCATATATAAGTTTTACGTTTactaaaattttataaaacataaaactttGATCATCAATTTATAACTCACAAATAATGAATTGTTAAATATATATTGTCATAAAATTACAGACTAAatactttaaataattatataattatacaagTTTCAAAAAATGCATTCTAAAGAAATCGTTCAACCAGACTAGTCCAAACAAATTGTGTATCCATCAGATTTGACCCAATTAACACCCCTTCTTTCTTTTCCTTCAAAGATTCACAACCAAAGATGTGACTCAGGCTTACTTGTCCCCAAAGCAAAAGTAAAGTATATATGGTAAATATGTCTTAATAAAAGTTATTGTTATTTAATATCACTTTACCACATAAAAAATGTCACTCTCGTTCAGACAATGCAGACAGTTCAAAAATAAAACGATCTTTGTTCATAAATTGTTTTTTCTAATCACACATGACTTATTTCTTCAATACTTTCTCTACAAATCTTCTAATTGGAAAAGCAAAATACATCTCCAACATCATAGAGTCATCAAAAGGGAAGCAACCTTCAAATCACATGACAAGAATAACATCAACCTCATCTTCAAAGAAACCTCTTCAAAATTCACTAAAATCAAAACCAAACCCCACCACCTCATTCCCCTCTCAAACTATGTTATTCTATTCCACAAATCAATCTCCTAAAAAATCCTCATTTCATCACCATGGGTTCGGGATGCCTTATATGCAAAAACTTCTATTTCTACAAATATCTCAACACGAGCACAAGATGCCCGTTTTGTTATCTACGGGTCACGGGTAATTATGTAATTGGGTCATTTGTTGAGTGGTTTCAAGGCCATGCTACAAAGACAGTTGTTTTAGGTGGCTCGAGCCCACGAACCATAACAGTTCTTGAAGATGAGCGTGACCGTTATGGACCACCAGTGCCACCCAAAGTGCATGGTGCGGGGACACATGTTGGTTCATCGTTGGTTAAACCGAAAGTGGTACGGAAATCGGTGAGTATTAAACATGAAGTGGAGTTCATTGAGGATTATGTAAGAAATAATAAGGGAAAGAGGAAGAAAATTGAGCAATGGCCTTCAATGGAGATTGAAGAGGATGATGAAATTAAGCCATTGAAGTCCATTCTAAAGGTGGGTTCTATTCTAGGCAAATCTAATTAGAAATGGGCAAATCTAAATAGAAATGGTGAATGGTGAAAggaaaaacaaagtgtaaaggTTATGATTTGCTTTCATTTTATTGGTGCATATTTACAATAAATGTAAGGCCTTATTTAGTTATGGGATTTATAATATAAAGGATATTTAGATATGCGTTTTCAAACTTATTATTGCAGTTATAGTACAAACATAAAATGGTTGTCTAactaaaaaatagaaataaaaattatattttagtttttatgtGAAAGGAAAAACTCAAAAGATACTCCAGAACTTGGAGAGGAGGACGAGGAAAAGAATATACTCCCCCAAGTCTATAAAACTGTACCTTTTTCCATTTAAGATATTGTACTAAAAAGAATTTACATaactataacaaaaaaaaaaatttatatttatatgacatcattaaaatttgataatttttCAATATACAATGTTATAATGTGACAAACTATATGAAATTACATAGCTATGTTCTTGCATTTAACACAAACCGGTAAAATACAAGAAATAGTAATATGCTTATTATACCTTCctacttttttttctttctatatATAACATCGCTACTTCTTAAACGCAGAcaatatcaatataccattctactttttttttttgttactaCAACATtagtatttcttgcatttaaccgaAAACAGGTagaatgcaagaaataacaatctGTTTATTTGCTAATTATAGCATCCTTTTTTTTTCTCATGAacccaaaaaaaaacaaaaataattgagTTTTCGGTTTTTCACCACGGATAAAAAGTTTCAAACCAGGAAGAAAACATAGCAACAGATGTTATGGTAATATCAAAAGCGTatttacatacacacacacacacccaaaaCTATGCACACTCGCATACTGATAGGGTATACAAATTATTAGATCATGACCCCAAAAACAGATTCTCTTTTTTTCCTATTATATATACTCAATTTGTGAACACTGTTTTTACATAAACATGAGAGAAGAGAGAGGGGGGGTTAATTTAAATATCGATTGGTTGATCATCATCGATTTGTGTAGTGGCTGCCAACCGCTGCAATGGCTTTAGAGCCACCGTAAGTTGTGCAAACGAAGGCCGTAGGTTTGGATCCCTGCCATGttcaattttataatttataaactttatatccAAAAATACAACTTACTtagttgaagaaaaaaaaaaagtatgactCTATTATCATGATGCTAGTTTAACTCGATAAAATGATGAAAGTAGGAAATAGCGTTTTTGCTGTAATGAATGGAAGTTGAAAAAAAAGGGATGGTACTTACGTTTGCCAGCAGTCCCAGATGATTCTTCCGACCAAGGGGTCTAACTCTTTGGGGATGTCGAGGCGGCGGTTTTGGAAGCCCACAGCACCCACCACCTGCATCGGGTTCATCCCACTCCAGGGCAATCTTAGGGTTGCAAGCTCCCACAGTATAACACCAAAGCTATACACATCACACCTACAAATTATATGCAACAACTCAAACTTAAATTACATCCCATCCataatcatcatcattatcattataatttataaaatacagGAACAGCATTGATCCAGATCCTAAAGATTTTTTGAATGTTGCAGGGTGGTGTTTTAGTAGGATGCTATGAATAAATAAACTTTTAAAGTACAATGacttaataaaaaagaaaaaagtgaAAGTAGAGTGTTGTTGTAATGAAAAGaaataaaagtaggatg
This window encodes:
- the LOC111882433 gene encoding uncharacterized protein LOC111882433: MMAFRSLRNTRNVYQALEIRKTSHLCGNWRSYSNPGIEAPEIINKRNPYCFKVQNCLPSFIHGGNKILHTAKIAELSIFLNGSRNLSTQVKAPAQARKMGALKVSMLSPGIIYEPYGPREPISFLRRWFTRTGWRRTKDDIFLELKNAYAIAKLRKSGYSKKQFYAEAVNLYKEINILMANGDKTTLRKMVTEHMYSALKSEIKQRESRWSNVYWELIEPVIKIRTLRARMIGVDRDDLSKIFIQLTLEFLSKQKFEAYDSKGNVVAGNRDKEVLVRDIWVFEKSQFHPGAYWRLCGRIPVKPGDK